TCCAGTGGGGAGGGTCTGGAAAGAGAAAGAACTGTCAAAACTTGGGGAAATATGTCTGAAGCACAACATAACTATCGTTTCTGATGAAATTCATTCAGACGTCATTTATCGAGGAAATGTCCGATGACGATCGTACTGCGCT
This genomic window from Acetomicrobium sp. S15 = DSM 107314 contains:
- a CDS encoding aminotransferase class I/II-fold pyridoxal phosphate-dependent enzyme, with the translated sequence MGRVWKEKELSKLGEICLKHNITIVSDEIHSDVIYRGNVR